A single window of Sphingobium sp. SCG-1 DNA harbors:
- a CDS encoding GNAT family N-acetyltransferase has product MIDMDALLAPIVAGDIALTQLVESDREDLRAICPDDDAVWEIYPIHLSGEDFDREFSAILNNPARQPFAIRVDGALAGISGYLNIDAASGVAEIGGTYMTPAARGTGLNGRIKPLLLGRAFASGVQRIEFRIDARNTRSLRAVEKLGAVREGLMRRQRRTWTGHFRDTVVLSILREEWQG; this is encoded by the coding sequence ATGATCGACATGGACGCCTTGCTTGCGCCGATCGTGGCGGGCGACATCGCCTTGACGCAGCTTGTTGAAAGCGACCGTGAAGATTTGCGCGCCATCTGTCCGGACGATGACGCGGTGTGGGAAATCTATCCAATCCACTTGTCGGGCGAAGATTTCGATCGCGAATTCAGCGCGATCCTGAACAACCCCGCGCGGCAACCATTTGCCATCCGGGTGGACGGTGCGCTGGCGGGGATATCGGGTTACCTCAACATCGACGCAGCCAGCGGCGTCGCGGAAATCGGCGGCACCTATATGACGCCCGCCGCACGGGGCACGGGTCTCAATGGCCGGATCAAGCCGCTGCTGCTTGGGCGGGCATTCGCGAGCGGCGTGCAGCGCATCGAGTTCCGCATCGACGCCCGCAACACCCGCTCGCTCCGCGCGGTCGAGAAACTCGGCGCAGTTCGCGAGGGTCTCATGCGGCGGCAGCGTCGGACGTGGACCGGGCATTTCCGCGATACGGTCGTGCTGTCGATCCTGCGCGAGGAATGGCAGGGCTGA
- the truB gene encoding tRNA pseudouridine(55) synthase TruB → MHGWLILDKPRGLGSTQAVSAVKRALRQAGEPKTKVGHGGTLDPLAEGVLPIALGEATKLAGRMLDASKIYEFTIGFGVQTDTLDMEGVVVAESEVRPTFAEVEAVLPQFTGPIEQIPPAYSAILIDGKRAYDLARAGEAVEMKTRSVTIHSLVTLPTGEGPLDSITLTAHVSKGTYIRSLARDIALALGTVGHVTMLRRTKAGPFTLATAISLDNLTDAARERSIAQHMLPLTAGLDDIPAFAVTADQAAALQQGRTLIGTAATPGLHLAILGDIPVALVEADDREIRVVRGFNLMSKEEDR, encoded by the coding sequence CTGCACGGCTGGCTGATCCTCGACAAGCCGCGGGGTCTTGGTTCGACGCAAGCGGTGTCGGCGGTGAAGCGCGCGCTGCGGCAGGCGGGCGAGCCCAAGACCAAGGTCGGCCATGGTGGCACGCTCGATCCGCTGGCAGAGGGCGTGTTGCCGATTGCGCTGGGCGAGGCCACGAAGCTGGCTGGACGGATGCTCGACGCGTCGAAGATATATGAGTTCACCATTGGCTTTGGCGTACAGACCGATACACTTGATATGGAGGGCGTGGTTGTTGCGGAGAGCGAAGTTCGCCCCACTTTTGCCGAGGTGGAGGCCGTCCTCCCGCAATTCACCGGCCCCATCGAACAAATCCCGCCTGCGTATTCCGCGATCCTGATCGATGGCAAGCGGGCGTACGATTTGGCGCGTGCGGGCGAGGCGGTGGAGATGAAGACGCGGAGCGTGACCATCCATTCACTCGTTACCCTCCCAACGGGGGAGGGGCCGCTGGATTCGATCACTCTCACCGCCCACGTTTCGAAGGGCACCTACATCCGCTCCCTCGCCCGCGACATCGCGTTGGCGCTCGGCACGGTCGGTCATGTCACGATGCTCCGCCGGACCAAAGCCGGCCCGTTCACCCTCGCCACCGCGATTTCGCTGGACAATCTGACCGATGCTGCTAGGGAGCGCTCCATCGCGCAGCATATGCTGCCGTTGACAGCAGGGCTGGACGACATCCCGGCTTTCGCTGTTACCGCCGATCAGGCTGCTGCCCTTCAACAAGGCCGAACGCTGATCGGGACAGCCGCAACCCCCGGACTCCATCTGGCGATATTGGGTGACATACCCGTCGCATTGGTCGAGGCCGACGATCGTGAGATCAGGGTGGTGCGTGGCTTTAACCTGATGTCGAAGGAAGAAGACAGATGA
- a CDS encoding alpha/beta hydrolase family protein — protein sequence MRKMTALAAVLLTLSAAQAKETVHRAVISDPVVDKSIPADMSAFVLPAGDGAMNAVMYTASGRGPHPTLLLLHGFPGNEQNLDLAQAARRDGWNVLTLHYRGSWGSPGRFSLTNAAQDAHTALTFLHDPATQAKYRIDPKAIAVAGHSMGGFMAADAAADDPAIAGLFLIDPWDISETAASLATKEGQAAWLAEATGDLPPLAGTSVDALSQEMTANAARFDLSARVIAFGQRPFSIVGAERGIGATARRIGGAAQSVWPAAQVQVMPTDHSFSDHRIALADVLVRWLDSISPSIP from the coding sequence ATGCGTAAGATGACGGCATTGGCGGCGGTTCTGCTGACCCTATCGGCTGCGCAGGCGAAGGAGACGGTGCACCGCGCCGTCATTTCCGATCCGGTGGTGGACAAGAGCATTCCCGCCGATATGAGCGCCTTTGTGCTGCCCGCCGGCGACGGCGCGATGAACGCAGTGATGTACACCGCATCGGGACGCGGGCCGCATCCGACGCTGCTCTTGCTGCACGGCTTTCCGGGCAACGAACAGAATCTCGATCTCGCGCAGGCGGCGCGGCGGGACGGGTGGAATGTGCTGACGCTGCATTATCGCGGTAGCTGGGGCAGCCCCGGTCGCTTCTCGCTGACCAACGCTGCGCAGGATGCGCATACGGCGCTTACTTTCCTTCACGATCCCGCCACGCAGGCGAAATACCGCATCGATCCAAAAGCGATCGCGGTCGCCGGGCATAGCATGGGCGGTTTCATGGCGGCCGATGCGGCGGCGGATGATCCAGCGATTGCGGGCCTCTTTCTGATCGATCCCTGGGATATCTCAGAGACGGCCGCATCGCTTGCCACGAAGGAAGGGCAGGCCGCATGGCTGGCGGAGGCGACGGGCGATCTGCCGCCACTTGCGGGCACGAGTGTCGATGCGCTGTCGCAGGAGATGACCGCCAACGCCGCCCGCTTCGACCTCAGTGCGCGCGTGATCGCCTTTGGCCAACGCCCGTTCAGCATAGTCGGTGCGGAGCGCGGGATAGGGGCGACGGCGCGCAGGATCGGCGGGGCTGCGCAATCGGTCTGGCCCGCCGCGCAAGTGCAGGTGATGCCGACTGACCATAGCTTCTCCGACCATCGCATCGCCCTGGCTGATGTGCTCGTCCGCTGGCTCGACAGCATCTCGCCGTCCATTCCCTGA
- the rpsO gene encoding 30S ribosomal protein S15 yields MTITAERKEALIKEHARAEGDTGSPEVQVSILTERITNLTEHFKSHHKDNHSRRGLLMLVNKRRSLLDYLKKKDQARYTDLIAKLGLRK; encoded by the coding sequence ATGACGATCACTGCCGAGCGCAAGGAAGCGCTTATCAAGGAACATGCTCGCGCCGAAGGCGATACGGGTTCTCCTGAAGTCCAGGTTTCGATCCTGACGGAACGGATCACCAACCTGACCGAACATTTCAAGTCTCATCACAAGGATAATCACAGCCGTCGTGGCTTGCTGATGCTGGTCAACAAGCGTCGCAGCCTGCTGGATTATCTGAAGAAGAAAGATCAGGCGCGTTATACCGACCTGATCGCAAAGCTCGGCCTGCGCAAGTAA
- a CDS encoding thymidine kinase — protein sequence MAKLYFYYSSMNAGKSTTLLQSSFNYRERGMATMLWTAAIDDRYDAGHITSRIGLKEEAHVFARETDLHTAILKQHAHEPIACVLVDEAQFLTPAQVLQLARICDESDIPVLCYGLRTDFRGALFAGSALLLGIADSLSEIKAVCECGRKATMNLRVDSAGRAVRDGAQTQIGGNDSYIALCRRHFMARLREG from the coding sequence ATGGCTAAGCTTTATTTCTACTATTCCTCGATGAATGCGGGGAAATCGACGACGCTGCTTCAGTCCAGCTTCAATTACCGCGAGCGGGGCATGGCGACGATGCTGTGGACCGCCGCGATAGACGACCGCTATGATGCCGGGCACATCACGTCGCGCATCGGCCTGAAGGAGGAGGCGCATGTCTTCGCGCGCGAGACCGACCTCCACACCGCGATCCTGAAGCAACATGCGCACGAACCGATTGCCTGTGTGCTGGTCGACGAGGCGCAGTTTCTGACGCCTGCCCAAGTTCTGCAACTCGCGCGCATATGCGACGAGAGCGACATTCCGGTGCTATGCTATGGCCTGCGCACTGATTTTCGCGGGGCATTATTCGCGGGAAGCGCGCTGCTGCTCGGAATTGCGGACTCCTTGAGCGAGATCAAGGCCGTGTGCGAATGCGGGCGCAAGGCGACAATGAACCTGAGGGTAGACAGTGCGGGCAGGGCCGTACGCGACGGTGCGCAGACGCAGATCGGCGGCAATGACAGCTATATCGCGCTGTGCCGCCGACATTTCATGGCGCGGCTGCGGGAAGGCTGA
- the pnp gene encoding polyribonucleotide nucleotidyltransferase: MFDVKKVEIELGGKTLTLETGRIARQADGAVLATYGETVVLCAVTAAKSVKEGQDFFPLTVHYQEKFSAAGRIPGGFFKRERGATEKETLTSRLIDRPLRPLFPEGFYNEINVICQVLSFDGESEPDIVAMIAASAALTISGVPFMGPIGAARVGYKDGEYSLNPSMDDVKAGELDLVVAATNDAVMMVESEAKELSEDVMLGAVSFAHDACRKVIGAIIKLAEKAAKDPWEMAAQADLSAAKDKLKKLIGKDIAAAYKLTDKSARSNALNEARAKAKEGFSDAAPQDQMAAQKLVKKLEAEIVRGAILKDGTRIDGRSTTQIRPIEAIVGFLPRTHGSALFTRGETQSICTTTLGTKDAEQMIDGLTGLSYENFMLHYNFPPYSVGEVGRFGAPGRREVGHGKLAWRALHPVLPSKDEFPYTIRVLSDITESNGSSSMATVCGGSLSMMDAGVPLKRPVSGIAMGLILEGKDFAVLSDILGDEDHLGDMDFKVAGTSEGITTMQMDIKIAGITEEIMRKALEQAKEGRAHILGEMAKALDSTRTELSAHAPRIETLQIDKSKIREVIGTGGKVIREIVAETGAKVDIDDEGLIKISSSDINQIEAARKWILGITQEAEVGKVYDGKVVNLVDFGAFVNFMGGKDGLVHVSEIRNDRVEKVADVLKEGQEVKVKVLEIDPRGKVRLSMRVVDQETGAELEDTRPAREPREPRGDRGDRGDRGPRREGGDRNRRDRGGRGGGDRGPRSEGGDKSKDDGDAGGLPDFLTQD; this comes from the coding sequence ATGTTCGACGTAAAGAAAGTAGAAATCGAGCTGGGCGGCAAGACCCTCACGCTCGAAACGGGCCGTATTGCGCGTCAGGCTGATGGCGCTGTGCTGGCAACCTATGGCGAAACCGTGGTGCTGTGCGCCGTGACCGCCGCCAAGTCGGTGAAAGAGGGCCAAGACTTCTTCCCGCTCACCGTTCACTATCAGGAAAAATTCTCCGCAGCCGGCCGCATTCCCGGGGGCTTCTTCAAGCGTGAGCGCGGCGCGACCGAGAAGGAAACGCTGACCAGCCGCCTGATCGACCGTCCGTTGCGTCCGCTGTTCCCGGAAGGTTTCTACAACGAAATCAACGTGATCTGCCAAGTGCTCTCGTTCGATGGCGAAAGCGAGCCCGATATCGTCGCGATGATCGCGGCTTCGGCGGCGCTCACCATATCGGGCGTGCCCTTCATGGGTCCGATTGGCGCGGCGCGCGTCGGTTACAAGGATGGCGAATACAGCCTGAACCCGTCGATGGACGATGTGAAGGCCGGTGAACTCGACCTGGTTGTTGCAGCGACGAACGATGCCGTCATGATGGTGGAATCGGAAGCCAAGGAGCTTTCCGAGGACGTCATGCTCGGCGCCGTTTCGTTCGCGCATGATGCGTGCCGCAAGGTTATCGGCGCGATCATCAAGCTCGCCGAGAAGGCCGCCAAGGACCCTTGGGAAATGGCTGCTCAGGCTGACCTTTCCGCTGCCAAGGACAAGCTGAAGAAGCTGATCGGCAAGGACATTGCCGCAGCCTACAAGCTGACCGACAAGTCGGCGCGCTCCAACGCGCTGAACGAAGCCCGCGCCAAGGCGAAGGAAGGTTTCTCCGACGCCGCGCCGCAGGATCAGATGGCCGCACAGAAGCTGGTCAAGAAGCTGGAAGCGGAAATCGTTCGCGGCGCGATCCTGAAGGATGGCACGCGTATCGACGGTCGTTCCACCACGCAGATTCGTCCTATCGAAGCCATCGTCGGCTTCCTGCCCCGTACCCATGGTTCGGCGCTGTTCACGCGTGGCGAGACGCAGTCGATCTGCACCACCACGCTGGGCACCAAGGACGCCGAGCAGATGATCGACGGCCTGACTGGCCTGTCCTACGAAAACTTCATGCTGCACTATAACTTCCCGCCCTACTCGGTTGGTGAAGTCGGCCGCTTCGGCGCACCCGGTCGTCGTGAAGTGGGTCATGGTAAGCTCGCATGGCGTGCGCTGCACCCCGTGCTGCCGAGCAAGGACGAGTTCCCCTACACGATCCGCGTTCTTTCCGACATCACCGAATCCAATGGCTCCTCGTCGATGGCTACGGTGTGCGGCGGTTCGCTCTCGATGATGGACGCGGGCGTTCCGCTGAAGCGTCCGGTGTCGGGCATCGCGATGGGTCTGATCCTGGAAGGCAAGGACTTCGCCGTCCTGTCCGACATCCTGGGTGACGAAGATCATCTGGGTGACATGGACTTCAAGGTTGCCGGCACGTCCGAAGGCATCACCACGATGCAGATGGACATCAAGATCGCCGGCATTACCGAGGAGATCATGCGCAAGGCTCTGGAACAGGCCAAGGAAGGCCGCGCGCACATCCTGGGCGAGATGGCCAAGGCACTCGACAGTACCCGCACCGAGCTTTCGGCGCATGCTCCCCGCATCGAGACGCTGCAGATCGACAAGTCGAAGATCCGCGAAGTTATCGGCACCGGCGGCAAGGTCATCCGTGAAATCGTTGCGGAGACCGGCGCGAAGGTTGATATCGACGACGAGGGTCTTATCAAGATCAGCTCCTCCGACATCAACCAGATCGAAGCGGCGCGTAAGTGGATCCTTGGCATCACGCAGGAAGCGGAAGTCGGCAAGGTCTATGACGGCAAGGTCGTCAACCTCGTTGATTTCGGCGCGTTCGTGAACTTCATGGGCGGCAAGGACGGTCTCGTCCATGTTTCCGAAATCCGGAACGACCGGGTGGAGAAGGTCGCTGACGTCCTCAAGGAAGGTCAGGAAGTAAAGGTCAAGGTTCTCGAAATCGATCCGCGTGGCAAGGTTCGCCTGTCCATGCGCGTCGTCGATCAGGAAACCGGCGCCGAGCTGGAAGACACCCGCCCGGCACGTGAACCCCGCGAGCCGCGCGGCGATCGTGGCGACCGCGGTGATCGTGGCCCGCGCCGTGAGGGCGGCGACCGCAACCGTCGTGACCGTGGCGGTCGCGGTGGTGGCGATCGTGGTCCCCGCAGCGAAGGCGGCGACAAGTCCAAGGATGACGGCGATGCCGGTGGCCTGCCTGACTTCCTGACGCAGGACTGA
- the infB gene encoding translation initiation factor IF-2, with translation MSDSKEDKPTLGRKPLGIKRTVESGQVQQSFSHGRKNTVVVEVKRRRLIGKPGEAAAPTPEPEVVAAPAPVAQAPRPAPAPAAPPPPPRQNPANSLMSRQELQAKLLREAEEARMQAQEDARRRAEAARLAAIEEEKRRAEQPAAAPAPSEPAPAAAAPEAPAAAAPVAPEAVAAPTETAQAPAPAAAEPEAPAATATTVPPPRRFTPVSPIKRPEPAKVDKTKRGVDDRRQSGKLTVTKALAEDDSARARSLAALKRAREKERRAHGGGRQQPREKQSRDVVVPESITIQELANRMAEKGADLVKALFKMGTPVTINEVIDQDTAELLVEEFGHRIQRVSESDVEIGIEGDTDAPETLQTRPPVVTIMGHVDHGKTSLLDALRGTDVVAGESGGITQHIGAYQVKTKGGDLITFLDTPGHEAFSEMRARGANVTDIVILVVAADDGLMPQTVEAINHTKAAGVPMIVAINKVDKPEANPQKVRERLLSEDVVVEDMGGDVQDVLVSATKKTGLDELIEKILLQAELLELTANPDRAAEGNVIEAKLDKGRGPVATVLVRKGTLKVGDTFVVGAESGKVRALVNDKGQNVKVAGPSSPVEILGLSGVPMAGDQLSVVENEARAREVAAYRAEQKTRKRTTSAPTSFEHMFSALNTTVIEYPVVVKGDVQGSVEAIVNSLNRASTDEIKVRVLQSGVGAITESDVTLAAASRAPLIGFNVRPNAKARVLAERDKVSLRYYDVIYDLIEEVKNEMAGQLAPERIETIVGRAEIRDVFSAGKHGKAAGLLVVDGVIRKSLKARITRDDVITYQGEIASLRRFKDDVSEVRAGLECGVTFTQNFTDLKAGDYLETFEVEERARTL, from the coding sequence ATGAGTGACAGCAAGGAAGACAAGCCGACTTTGGGCCGTAAGCCGCTTGGTATCAAGCGGACGGTCGAGTCCGGCCAGGTGCAGCAGAGCTTCAGCCATGGCCGCAAGAATACGGTCGTGGTCGAAGTGAAGCGCCGCCGCCTCATTGGCAAACCGGGCGAGGCCGCTGCGCCGACGCCCGAACCCGAAGTCGTGGCTGCGCCCGCTCCGGTCGCGCAGGCGCCGCGCCCGGCCCCAGCGCCCGCAGCCCCGCCACCGCCGCCGCGTCAGAACCCAGCCAACAGCCTGATGTCGCGTCAGGAATTGCAGGCCAAGCTGCTGCGTGAAGCCGAGGAAGCGCGTATGCAGGCGCAGGAAGACGCGCGCCGTCGCGCCGAAGCCGCGCGCCTCGCCGCCATCGAGGAAGAGAAGCGCCGCGCCGAACAGCCCGCTGCTGCGCCCGCTCCGAGTGAACCGGCGCCTGCCGCCGCTGCTCCGGAAGCGCCTGCTGCGGCTGCTCCCGTTGCGCCGGAAGCAGTGGCTGCTCCGACCGAAACGGCTCAAGCGCCAGCCCCGGCTGCTGCCGAACCGGAAGCGCCTGCCGCTACTGCGACGACTGTTCCGCCGCCGCGTCGCTTTACGCCCGTGTCTCCGATCAAGCGTCCCGAGCCAGCCAAGGTCGACAAGACGAAGCGCGGCGTCGATGATCGCCGCCAATCCGGTAAATTGACGGTCACCAAGGCTCTGGCGGAAGACGATAGCGCCCGCGCCCGCAGCCTTGCTGCGCTGAAGCGTGCCCGTGAAAAGGAACGTCGCGCCCATGGCGGTGGCCGCCAGCAGCCGCGTGAGAAGCAGAGCCGCGACGTTGTCGTGCCAGAGAGCATCACGATTCAGGAACTCGCCAACCGTATGGCCGAAAAGGGCGCGGATCTGGTGAAGGCGCTGTTCAAGATGGGTACGCCTGTCACGATCAATGAAGTGATCGACCAGGATACCGCCGAACTGCTGGTGGAAGAATTCGGCCACCGCATCCAGCGCGTTTCCGAATCCGACGTCGAAATCGGTATCGAGGGCGATACCGATGCACCCGAAACACTGCAAACGCGTCCACCGGTCGTGACTATCATGGGCCACGTCGATCACGGCAAGACGTCGCTGCTCGACGCCCTGCGCGGCACCGATGTGGTCGCCGGCGAAAGCGGCGGTATCACCCAGCATATCGGCGCCTATCAGGTGAAGACCAAGGGCGGCGATCTCATCACCTTCCTCGACACGCCGGGTCACGAAGCGTTCAGCGAAATGCGTGCCCGTGGGGCGAACGTCACCGACATCGTCATCCTGGTGGTGGCGGCGGACGATGGCCTGATGCCGCAGACGGTCGAAGCCATCAACCACACCAAGGCGGCTGGCGTGCCGATGATCGTTGCGATCAACAAGGTCGACAAGCCTGAAGCCAATCCGCAGAAGGTGCGCGAGCGCCTGCTGAGCGAGGACGTGGTGGTCGAGGATATGGGCGGCGACGTTCAGGACGTTCTCGTCTCCGCGACCAAGAAGACGGGTCTCGACGAACTCATCGAGAAGATCCTGTTGCAGGCCGAATTGCTCGAACTGACCGCCAACCCCGATCGTGCTGCCGAAGGCAATGTGATCGAGGCGAAGCTGGACAAGGGCCGTGGTCCGGTTGCGACGGTGCTCGTGCGCAAGGGTACGCTCAAGGTCGGCGACACGTTCGTCGTCGGTGCGGAAAGCGGCAAGGTTCGTGCGCTTGTCAATGACAAGGGCCAGAACGTGAAGGTTGCGGGGCCGTCCAGTCCGGTCGAAATTCTCGGGCTTTCGGGTGTCCCGATGGCAGGCGATCAGCTTTCCGTCGTCGAAAATGAAGCGCGTGCCCGCGAAGTCGCGGCGTATCGTGCCGAACAGAAGACGCGCAAGCGGACGACCTCGGCGCCGACCAGCTTCGAACATATGTTCTCTGCATTGAACACGACCGTCATCGAATATCCGGTGGTGGTAAAGGGCGACGTGCAGGGTTCGGTCGAAGCGATCGTCAATTCGCTGAATCGTGCTTCGACGGACGAGATCAAGGTCCGCGTGCTGCAAAGCGGCGTGGGTGCGATCACGGAAAGCGACGTTACGCTGGCCGCCGCTTCGCGTGCACCGCTGATCGGCTTCAACGTGCGTCCCAACGCCAAGGCGCGCGTTCTGGCCGAGCGGGACAAGGTGTCGCTGCGCTATTATGACGTGATTTACGACCTCATCGAGGAAGTGAAGAACGAAATGGCGGGGCAGTTGGCGCCGGAGCGTATCGAAACGATCGTCGGTCGTGCGGAAATTCGCGATGTCTTCTCCGCAGGCAAGCACGGCAAGGCCGCCGGTCTGCTGGTGGTCGATGGCGTCATTCGCAAGTCGCTCAAGGCACGCATCACGCGCGACGACGTCATCACCTATCAGGGCGAAATCGCGTCGCTCCGTCGCTTCAAGGACGATGTGTCCGAAGTGCGCGCCGGTCTGGAGTGCGGCGTGACATTCACGCAGAACTTCACTGACCTCAAGGCAGGCGATTACCTCGAAACCTTCGAGGTCGAGGAACGCGCACGCACATTATGA
- the rbfA gene encoding 30S ribosome-binding factor RbfA: MAVTPTEGPSVRVLRVGEQVRHILSEILARGDVHDDVLAKHVVSVTEVRMSPDLRHATAFIKPLLGKDEEAVLKALRTNTAYLQREVASRTKLKYAAKIKFLADESFDEGSHIDKLLRDPKVAQDLTDDEAE; this comes from the coding sequence ATGGCTGTGACCCCAACTGAAGGCCCCTCCGTCCGCGTGCTTCGCGTGGGCGAGCAAGTGCGCCATATCCTCTCGGAAATCCTTGCGCGGGGGGATGTGCATGACGATGTGCTGGCGAAGCATGTCGTCAGCGTCACGGAAGTGCGCATGTCCCCCGACCTGCGTCACGCTACCGCCTTCATCAAGCCGCTGCTGGGCAAGGATGAGGAGGCGGTGCTCAAAGCCCTGCGCACGAATACCGCTTATCTTCAGCGCGAAGTGGCGAGCCGGACGAAGCTTAAATATGCCGCGAAGATCAAATTCCTGGCCGATGAGAGCTTCGATGAGGGCAGCCATATCGACAAGCTGCTGCGCGATCCGAAGGTCGCGCAGGATTTGACGGATGACGAGGCGGAATAA
- a CDS encoding DUF448 domain-containing protein, translating into MTERRCILSGDRADPEGLVRLALGPDGQVAVDPRAKAPGRGAWIGVARPVLEKALATSKLKGALIRAFKTSDIVIPDDLAERIDAALRDALLDRLGLEAKASMLLTGSAKIEDAARRGNVVQLYHAADARPDGSRKLDQALRVGQEAEGTDMAGIVLPVGRDALSKAMGRENVVHIAVTNQKAAARLQSALGRWQIYLGCANAAPSRAAPPQEDGVAAALGVPADQNQELACEPDGSRAQMTQVKG; encoded by the coding sequence ATGACCGAACGACGGTGCATCCTGTCGGGTGACCGGGCTGATCCGGAAGGTCTCGTGCGTCTCGCGCTCGGGCCGGACGGGCAGGTCGCGGTCGATCCGCGCGCCAAGGCTCCGGGCCGTGGGGCCTGGATCGGCGTGGCACGTCCCGTGCTGGAAAAGGCGCTTGCCACCAGCAAGCTGAAAGGTGCGCTGATCCGCGCCTTCAAGACCAGCGACATCGTGATTCCGGACGACTTGGCAGAGCGCATCGACGCGGCTTTGCGCGACGCATTGCTCGACCGGCTGGGGCTGGAGGCAAAGGCGTCCATGCTGCTTACTGGCTCTGCGAAGATCGAGGATGCGGCGCGGCGCGGCAATGTCGTGCAACTCTATCATGCCGCCGATGCGCGACCCGATGGCAGCCGCAAGCTGGATCAGGCTTTGCGGGTGGGCCAAGAGGCGGAAGGCACTGATATGGCAGGCATTGTCTTGCCTGTGGGCCGCGACGCATTATCTAAGGCCATGGGGCGTGAGAACGTCGTCCATATCGCCGTAACGAACCAGAAGGCCGCCGCGCGTCTGCAAAGCGCCCTTGGCCGCTGGCAAATCTATCTCGGATGCGCTAATGCGGCGCCTTCGCGCGCTGCCCCGCCCCAGGAGGACGGAGTCGCCGCCGCGTTGGGCGTTCCGGCCGATCAGAATCAGGAATTGGCCTGCGAACCGGATGGTTCGCGCGCCCAGATGACGCAAGTGAAGGGTTAA